The following proteins come from a genomic window of Streptomyces sp. NBC_01716:
- a CDS encoding PhzF family phenazine biosynthesis protein — protein MNDIADGGIEVLSVFCGGDGRHGNSLGVVRHGRDYPDEASRQALAAELGFSETVFVDDPERGHVDIYTPGVRLPFAGHPLVGAAWLLDLELVNPPVGEVWVRQDGEFTWITARPEWAPPRTLCRYGTAAEVDALPAPPPGEGWLYAWAWEDESAGRVRARAFPRRDDGIVEDEATGAAALLLTAELGRALNIRQGRGSQILTAPGPDGSIEVGGRVRLLAPR, from the coding sequence GTGAATGACATCGCCGACGGCGGCATCGAAGTACTGAGCGTCTTCTGCGGGGGCGACGGGCGGCACGGCAATTCGCTCGGAGTCGTACGGCACGGCCGCGACTACCCGGACGAGGCGTCCCGGCAGGCGCTCGCCGCCGAACTCGGCTTCAGCGAGACCGTGTTCGTGGACGACCCCGAGCGCGGCCATGTGGACATCTACACCCCGGGCGTGCGGCTGCCGTTCGCCGGACACCCGCTCGTGGGCGCCGCGTGGCTGCTCGACCTGGAGCTGGTCAACCCGCCCGTCGGCGAGGTGTGGGTGCGCCAGGACGGCGAGTTCACCTGGATCACGGCGCGCCCCGAATGGGCCCCGCCGCGCACCCTGTGCCGCTACGGGACGGCCGCCGAGGTCGACGCCCTGCCCGCGCCGCCGCCGGGCGAGGGCTGGCTCTACGCGTGGGCGTGGGAGGACGAGTCGGCAGGCCGGGTCAGGGCACGGGCCTTCCCGCGCCGCGACGACGGCATCGTGGAGGACGAGGCGACGGGGGCGGCTGCCCTGCTGCTCACCGCCGAGCTGGGGCGGGCCCTGAACATCAGGCAGGGCCGGGGGTCGCAGATCCTCACTGCCCCCGGTCCTGACGGCTCGATCGAGGTCGGCGGACGCGTCCGCCTGCTCGCGCCGCGCTGA